One genomic window of Comamonas serinivorans includes the following:
- a CDS encoding transglycosylase domain-containing protein: MTAFSIGVNLGLGLSLLLAPAAAQASALPTPAQVQADFQSSDTVILDRHGQPLHRLRSDSQARRGDWVALAEISPAMRSALLLSEDRDFYAHSGVDWSAVSAAAWANLWHTRTRGASTLTMQLAGLLDEDLQARGAGQSGRSLGQKINQAWVARQLEKSWRKDQILEAYLNRVPFRGELVGIDALARSLFAKAPSGLDARESAIAAALIRGPNAAPAVVARRACQVWQSMQAAVAIPSSPAQPSPVQAGTGQASPARAASAAPPAGLPSAEGSDCTAMDLLTTAALRRQAFVPSDGLAPHLARRLVQAARQASPQGTAPARIASTLDARLQAEAAASLRRHLREIRHRNVEDGAVVVLDNRSGEVLAWVGSSGELSQASEVDGVTARRQPGSTLKPFLYAQALAERRLTAASLLEDAPTQVVTPTGLYAPQNYDSQYQGWVSVRTALASSLNIPAVRTLAMVGPEAFATQLNALGLRLAHTGGHYGLSLALGSPDVSLLDLTNAYRALARGGRYSETHVTPVQLNSRSSQNENRTILDENAAFIVGDMLSDPIARAPTFGTASVLATRSWTAVKTGTSKDMRDNWALGWSDRYTVGVWVGNASGQAMWAVSGVSGAAPVWADLMLWLHRESPSQAPAAPPGVVQQAVQYGPSSLRPQAPPIEAPRSEWFVRGTEQAQFTVPAQRLADADATPAHVQRPGQASVGRPATTTAPTRTAPLTGVAASRLAAGSGRPSPQALARVVRAPSSPASAPVQAPPAWWSPAVTVAAQAGAARITSPASGTILALDPDIPPANQRLRLTSDATAAQGRSLRWFINDTLLTQGASAAWMPLPGRFTVVLKDARGQPLDTVQIEVRGAGLVQSPGPGRP, translated from the coding sequence ATGACAGCCTTCAGCATCGGCGTCAACCTTGGCCTCGGCCTGAGCCTGCTCCTGGCTCCAGCTGCGGCCCAGGCCAGCGCCCTGCCCACGCCGGCGCAGGTGCAGGCCGACTTCCAGTCCTCGGACACGGTGATCCTGGATCGCCACGGCCAGCCCCTGCACCGCCTGCGCAGCGACAGCCAGGCGCGGCGCGGCGACTGGGTGGCATTGGCCGAGATCTCGCCCGCCATGCGCAGCGCCCTGCTGCTGAGCGAGGACCGCGATTTCTACGCGCACAGCGGCGTCGACTGGAGCGCCGTGTCGGCGGCCGCCTGGGCCAACCTGTGGCACACGCGCACCCGCGGGGCGTCCACGCTGACCATGCAGCTGGCCGGCCTGCTGGACGAGGACCTGCAGGCCAGGGGCGCGGGCCAGAGCGGCCGCAGCCTGGGCCAGAAGATCAACCAGGCCTGGGTCGCGCGCCAGCTCGAAAAATCCTGGCGCAAGGACCAGATCCTCGAGGCCTACCTGAACCGCGTGCCCTTCCGCGGCGAGCTGGTCGGCATCGACGCGCTGGCCCGTTCGCTGTTCGCCAAGGCGCCCAGCGGGCTGGACGCGCGCGAATCGGCCATCGCCGCGGCGCTGATCCGCGGCCCCAACGCCGCGCCCGCCGTGGTGGCGCGGCGGGCCTGCCAGGTCTGGCAGAGCATGCAGGCCGCGGTGGCCATCCCCAGCAGCCCAGCCCAGCCCAGCCCGGTGCAAGCCGGCACGGGGCAAGCCAGCCCCGCCCGCGCGGCGAGCGCCGCCCCGCCCGCCGGCCTGCCGTCGGCCGAGGGCAGCGACTGCACCGCCATGGACCTGCTGACCACGGCCGCCCTGCGCCGCCAGGCCTTCGTCCCCAGCGATGGCCTGGCGCCCCACCTGGCACGCCGGCTGGTGCAGGCGGCTCGCCAGGCCAGCCCCCAGGGCACGGCGCCGGCGCGCATCGCCAGCACGCTGGATGCCCGCCTGCAGGCCGAGGCCGCAGCCAGCCTGCGCCGCCATTTGCGCGAGATCCGCCACCGCAACGTCGAAGACGGCGCCGTCGTCGTGCTGGACAACCGCAGCGGCGAGGTGCTGGCCTGGGTGGGCTCGTCGGGCGAGCTGAGCCAGGCCAGCGAGGTCGACGGCGTGACGGCGCGGCGCCAGCCAGGCTCGACGCTCAAGCCCTTTTTGTACGCCCAGGCCCTGGCCGAGCGGCGGCTCACCGCCGCCTCGCTGCTGGAGGACGCGCCCACCCAGGTGGTCACGCCCACCGGCCTGTATGCGCCGCAGAACTACGACAGCCAGTACCAGGGCTGGGTGTCGGTGCGCACGGCGCTGGCCTCGTCGCTCAACATCCCGGCCGTGCGCACGCTGGCCATGGTGGGCCCCGAGGCCTTTGCCACGCAGTTGAACGCGCTGGGCCTGCGCCTGGCGCACACGGGCGGCCACTACGGCCTGAGCCTGGCGCTGGGCAGCCCGGATGTGAGCCTGCTCGACCTGACCAACGCCTACCGCGCCCTGGCACGCGGCGGTCGCTACAGCGAGACACATGTAACCCCAGTACAACTCAATTCCCGTTCATCTCAAAACGAAAACAGGACGATACTGGATGAAAATGCTGCCTTCATCGTGGGCGACATGCTGAGCGACCCCATCGCCCGCGCCCCCACCTTCGGCACCGCCAGCGTGCTGGCCACGCGCTCGTGGACGGCCGTGAAGACCGGCACCAGCAAGGACATGCGCGACAACTGGGCCCTGGGCTGGTCCGACCGCTACACCGTTGGCGTGTGGGTCGGCAACGCCAGCGGCCAGGCCATGTGGGCCGTCAGCGGCGTGAGCGGCGCGGCCCCCGTCTGGGCCGACCTCATGCTGTGGCTGCACCGCGAATCGCCCTCGCAGGCGCCTGCGGCCCCGCCCGGCGTGGTGCAACAGGCCGTGCAGTACGGCCCCAGCAGCCTGCGCCCTCAGGCGCCGCCCATCGAGGCGCCGCGCAGCGAATGGTTTGTGCGCGGCACCGAGCAGGCGCAGTTCACCGTCCCCGCGCAACGCCTGGCCGACGCCGACGCCACCCCCGCGCATGTTCAGCGCCCAGGCCAGGCCAGCGTGGGCCGGCCAGCCACGACCACTGCACCGACGCGCACGGCGCCGTTGACGGGCGTGGCGGCCAGCCGGCTGGCGGCCGGCAGCGGTCGCCCCTCCCCCCAGGCCCTGGCGCGCGTGGTGCGCGCGCCAAGCAGCCCGGCCAGCGCGCCCGTCCAGGCGCCGCCCGCGTGGTGGTCACCCGCCGTCACCGTGGCCGCGCAGGCGGGGGCTGCCCGCATCACGTCGCCGGCCAGCGGCACCATCCTGGCCCTGGACCCCGACATTCCGCCCGCCAACCAGCGCCTGCGGCTGACCAGTGATGCCACGGCCGCGCAGGGCCGCAGCCTGCGCTGGTTCATCAACGACACCTTGCTGACGCAAGGCGCGAGCGCCGCCTGGATGCCCCTGCCCGGCCGCTTCACGGTGGTGCTGAAGGACGCGCGCGGCCAGCCGCTCGACACGGTGCAGATCGAGGTGCGCGGTGCAGGCCTGGTGCAAAGCCCCGGCCCCGGCCGGCCCTGA
- the dnaG gene encoding DNA primase: MAIPQGFIDDLLARTDVVEVVGRHVQLKRAGANYQGLCPFHSEKSPSFTVSPSKQFYHCFGCGKSGNAIGFLMDHLGSGFVETVQDLAQQAGLTVPQEQVSPQEMARQQAQREQRKTLTEVLEQAAQAYRERLRTTPLAIDYLKKRGLSGAIAQRFGLGYAPDTWRGLASVFAAYDDPLLEHSGLVIHNAEEDKRYDRFRGRVMFPIRNERGECIGFGGRVLGDEKPKYLNSPETPVFSKGHELYGLYEARNAIRDAGHVLVTEGYMDVVALAQLGLPNAVATLGTACTPDHMTKLFRVTDQVVFSFDGDAAGRRAAHKALHVALPLATDVRTVKFLFLPAEHDPDSFVRTQGKAAFDQAVQQAVPLSRFVMDVASETLDLETAEGRAQTAVRAGELWRLLPQGTLAQQMLGDLASLVRMEAAQLLESWQRQGLLGKGRPGRGEAPARPTSPSIKPSPFADERKHDHTAHPPGSDWSQDLGGFDSWPTAESTWPQDGHGAWPGARHEGRESRDSRSSHGGRGERGAFRNDRGNRFKGKDTTAGKRWQSHSGPPGMPTPRSEHAARLLLAQMELWATLSETEHSLLCEQPAPVGPLIRWLDRQFQDHGTVAWGVLVEQLQGQPFADFASQLMRTHKDLTAPQANFAELESEMRSIMFGIRRDACAAQETRAALANDIEGLKRAKLAREELDRAQAAWAAQRAAS, encoded by the coding sequence ATGGCCATTCCCCAGGGTTTCATCGACGACCTGCTTGCCCGCACCGACGTGGTCGAGGTGGTGGGCCGCCATGTGCAGCTCAAGCGCGCCGGGGCCAACTACCAGGGCCTGTGTCCGTTCCACAGCGAAAAATCGCCCAGCTTCACGGTCAGCCCCAGCAAGCAGTTCTACCACTGCTTCGGCTGTGGCAAGAGCGGCAACGCCATCGGCTTCCTGATGGACCACCTCGGCAGCGGCTTCGTCGAAACCGTGCAGGACCTGGCGCAACAGGCCGGGTTGACGGTGCCGCAGGAACAGGTCAGTCCGCAGGAGATGGCGCGCCAGCAGGCCCAGCGCGAGCAGCGCAAGACGCTGACGGAGGTGCTGGAGCAGGCCGCCCAGGCCTACCGCGAGCGGCTCAGAACCACCCCGCTGGCCATCGACTACCTGAAAAAGCGCGGCCTGTCGGGGGCCATCGCCCAGCGCTTCGGCCTGGGTTACGCGCCCGACACCTGGCGCGGCCTGGCCAGCGTTTTTGCCGCCTACGACGACCCGCTGCTGGAGCACAGCGGGCTGGTCATCCACAACGCCGAGGAGGACAAGCGTTACGACCGCTTTCGCGGCCGCGTGATGTTCCCCATCCGCAACGAGCGCGGCGAGTGCATCGGCTTTGGCGGCCGCGTGCTGGGCGACGAGAAACCCAAGTACCTCAATTCGCCCGAGACCCCGGTGTTCAGCAAGGGGCATGAGCTGTACGGCCTGTACGAAGCCCGCAACGCCATCCGCGATGCCGGCCACGTGCTGGTCACCGAGGGCTACATGGACGTGGTGGCCCTGGCCCAGCTGGGCCTGCCCAATGCCGTGGCCACGCTGGGCACGGCCTGCACGCCCGACCACATGACCAAGCTGTTCCGCGTCACCGACCAGGTGGTGTTCAGCTTCGACGGCGACGCCGCCGGCCGGCGCGCCGCGCACAAAGCCCTGCATGTGGCCTTGCCGCTGGCCACCGACGTGCGCACGGTCAAGTTCCTGTTCCTGCCCGCCGAACACGACCCCGACAGCTTTGTGCGCACCCAGGGTAAGGCCGCGTTCGACCAGGCCGTGCAACAGGCCGTGCCGCTGTCGCGCTTCGTGATGGACGTGGCCAGCGAGACGCTGGACCTGGAAACCGCCGAAGGCCGCGCGCAAACCGCCGTGCGCGCGGGCGAGCTGTGGCGCTTGCTGCCGCAGGGCACGCTGGCCCAGCAAATGCTGGGGGATCTGGCCAGCCTGGTGCGCATGGAGGCGGCGCAGCTGCTCGAGAGCTGGCAGCGCCAGGGCCTGCTGGGCAAAGGCCGGCCAGGACGGGGCGAGGCCCCGGCTCGCCCCACTTCACCCAGTATCAAGCCATCCCCGTTTGCTGATGAACGGAAACATGACCATACTGCTCATCCACCTGGTTCAGACTGGTCTCAGGATTTGGGCGGGTTCGACAGCTGGCCCACGGCCGAATCCACCTGGCCCCAGGATGGCCACGGCGCCTGGCCGGGCGCCCGCCACGAAGGCCGCGAGTCCCGTGATTCCCGCAGCAGCCATGGCGGCCGCGGCGAGCGCGGCGCCTTCCGCAACGACCGCGGCAACCGATTCAAGGGCAAGGACACCACCGCCGGCAAACGCTGGCAAAGCCACAGCGGCCCACCCGGCATGCCCACGCCGCGCAGCGAGCATGCGGCCCGGCTGCTGCTGGCGCAGATGGAGCTGTGGGCCACGCTGTCGGAAACCGAGCACAGCCTGCTGTGCGAGCAACCCGCGCCCGTGGGCCCGTTGATCCGCTGGCTGGATCGGCAGTTTCAGGACCATGGCACCGTGGCCTGGGGCGTGCTGGTCGAGCAGCTGCAAGGCCAGCCCTTCGCCGACTTTGCGTCGCAGCTGATGCGCACGCACAAGGACCTGACGGCGCCGCAGGCCAACTTCGCCGAGCTGGAAAGCGAGATGCGATCCATCATGTTCGGCATCCGCCGCGACGCCTGCGCGGCCCAGGAAACCCGGGCCGCCCTGGCCAACGACATCGAGGGCCTGAAGCGCGCCAAGCTCGCGCGCGAAGAGCTGGACCGGGCCCAGGCCGCCTGGGCCGCGCAGCGCGCCGCCTCCTGA
- a CDS encoding PEP-CTERM sorting domain-containing protein, which yields MKKILVAAALAASMWSGAAQSAVEIVNVPIGQIPTFDSRVTTLGGTVIQTAVVNGVGVYNYTDANGNPATLTVTRLDGNPLGWTTTYDNLTAPAWDISPWTEPSDTIPGEKTGLRFTFSSPVNAFGLEIGDWATCCYEATRPAAIQSTYGVPAEGSGLWIRFNGGAATLPANALSENDNPGWVAESRFTNFIGAIDDSGSFTTVDFWGDGFGEALYAGGTLRFAAIRRGAIGGTVAPVPAVSDTGLLAGLLGIAAFGAYRMRRRAIR from the coding sequence ATGAAGAAGATTCTGGTGGCTGCAGCGCTTGCTGCAAGCATGTGGTCTGGCGCAGCACAGAGCGCCGTTGAAATTGTGAACGTGCCCATCGGGCAGATCCCAACATTTGACAGCCGGGTCACCACACTGGGTGGAACCGTGATTCAAACGGCCGTCGTGAACGGCGTTGGGGTCTACAACTACACCGACGCCAACGGCAACCCGGCAACGTTGACGGTGACTCGTCTCGACGGCAACCCGCTCGGGTGGACGACGACCTACGACAATTTGACCGCTCCGGCATGGGACATCAGCCCCTGGACGGAGCCATCCGACACCATTCCAGGCGAAAAAACCGGCTTGCGCTTCACCTTCTCTTCACCGGTGAACGCGTTTGGGCTGGAAATTGGTGACTGGGCGACGTGTTGTTACGAGGCAACGCGTCCTGCCGCCATCCAAAGCACCTATGGCGTACCGGCTGAGGGCTCGGGTCTGTGGATTCGCTTCAATGGCGGCGCCGCCACGCTGCCCGCCAACGCGCTGTCCGAAAACGACAACCCTGGTTGGGTCGCAGAGAGCCGATTCACCAACTTCATCGGCGCCATTGACGACTCGGGTAGCTTCACCACGGTCGATTTTTGGGGGGATGGCTTCGGCGAGGCTTTGTACGCGGGCGGCACCTTGCGCTTCGCCGCCATCCGCCGCGGCGCAATCGGCGGCACCGTGGCACCTGTGCCAGCCGTGAGCGACACCGGACTGCTCGCCGGACTGCTGGGTATCGCTGCCTTTGGCGCCTATCGGATGCGCCGTCGCGCCATTCGCTAA